A window from Mycobacterium saskatchewanense encodes these proteins:
- a CDS encoding IF2 family translation initiation factor: MKISDVPTAILRFNYQLARFPLQVIEDRLITRIPAEMPARLIYERSLGMLDATVGNALGDTDLVERGTALVERSDALGRAASLDAQAAARKEQANVKLKNARDQAIEDQQEARAATEQEIKEAHEAADERKRDATQSAQERSAAAKQDADEIAAKRKEAVETAKRQTEQRTAAAEKAATKAAENMLDEAEDKLDEAADTRAEADRVAELADAEKEKRQEESAD; encoded by the coding sequence ATGAAGATTTCCGACGTCCCCACCGCGATTTTGCGATTCAACTACCAGCTGGCCCGGTTCCCCCTACAGGTGATCGAGGACCGGCTCATCACCCGGATCCCCGCGGAAATGCCCGCGCGGCTGATCTACGAGCGATCGCTGGGCATGCTCGACGCCACCGTCGGCAACGCCCTCGGCGACACGGACCTCGTCGAGCGCGGGACGGCGCTGGTCGAGCGCAGCGACGCCCTGGGCCGGGCGGCGAGCCTCGACGCGCAGGCGGCGGCCCGCAAGGAGCAGGCGAACGTCAAGCTGAAGAACGCCCGTGACCAGGCGATCGAGGACCAGCAGGAGGCTCGGGCGGCCACCGAGCAGGAGATCAAGGAAGCGCACGAGGCGGCCGACGAGCGCAAGCGAGACGCGACGCAATCGGCCCAGGAGCGCAGTGCCGCGGCAAAGCAGGACGCCGACGAGATCGCCGCCAAGCGAAAGGAAGCGGTCGAAACGGCCAAGCGCCAAACCGAGCAGAGGACCGCGGCTGCCGAGAAGGCCGCTACCAAGGCGGCCGAGAACATGCTCGACGAGGCCGAGGACAAGCTTGATGAGGCCGCCGACACGCGCGCCGAGGCGGACCGGGTCGCGGAACTGGCCGACGCCGAGAAGGAGAAACGCCAGGAGGAGTCCGCCGACTAG
- a CDS encoding DUF1345 domain-containing protein, producing the protein MRSLVTSFRDTVAVRILIAVVLGVAVAVSVGETIGWRFALLGWVVTAGVYVVWTRLLLGGMDAEETRRYVTREDPTRLVADVVVLSASVASLAGVGYVVAAGSRSGVGPIIAALLGVLTVAASWFAVHTLYTVHYARLYYSGDPGGINFHDPEPPRFRDFAYVAFTVGMTYQVSDTEICLTPIRAAVLRHALLSYLLGAVVLAVTINLIAGLSSKV; encoded by the coding sequence GTGAGATCCCTGGTGACGTCGTTCCGCGACACCGTCGCGGTCCGGATATTGATTGCCGTTGTGCTGGGCGTGGCAGTCGCGGTGTCGGTCGGCGAGACGATCGGCTGGCGGTTTGCACTGCTCGGCTGGGTCGTGACCGCCGGCGTGTATGTGGTGTGGACCCGCCTACTGCTCGGTGGGATGGACGCCGAGGAGACCCGCCGCTACGTGACCCGGGAAGACCCCACCCGCCTGGTCGCCGACGTGGTCGTCCTGTCCGCGAGCGTCGCGAGCCTGGCGGGCGTCGGCTACGTGGTGGCTGCCGGATCGCGCTCGGGGGTGGGGCCCATCATTGCCGCCCTTCTCGGCGTCCTGACCGTCGCAGCGTCCTGGTTCGCGGTGCACACCCTCTACACGGTGCACTACGCCCGGCTGTATTACTCGGGCGATCCAGGTGGTATCAACTTCCACGATCCGGAGCCGCCCCGCTTCCGCGACTTCGCATACGTGGCGTTCACCGTCGGCATGACCTATCAGGTCTCCGATACCGAGATTTGCCTGACGCCCATCAGGGCGGCCGTGCTCCGCCACGCGTTATTGTCCTACCTGCTCGGCGCGGTCGTCCTGGCGGTCACCATCAACCTGATCGCCGGACTGAGCAGCAAAGTGTGA
- a CDS encoding cutinase family protein, which yields MTSRILARIAGASAVTTWALLTPAVAVPAASADACSDVAVVFARGTHQAPGLGDVGQAFVDSLTSQANGRSVAVYAVNYPANDDYHGSSSAGADDASANIQDTVASCPNTKLVLGGYSQGSTVIDLATNQMPAPVADHVAAVALFGEPSSGFSSMLYGGQPLPTINPIYASKTISLCAPDDPICSAGGNIMAHVSYIQSGMTNQAATFAVSKLGPPSDRT from the coding sequence ATGACTTCACGCATCCTCGCCCGCATCGCCGGTGCCTCGGCAGTGACGACGTGGGCGCTGCTGACCCCGGCGGTCGCCGTCCCCGCCGCGTCCGCCGACGCCTGCTCCGATGTCGCGGTCGTCTTCGCCCGTGGCACCCACCAGGCCCCGGGCCTCGGCGACGTCGGCCAGGCGTTCGTCGACTCGCTGACCTCGCAGGCCAACGGCCGTTCCGTCGCGGTCTACGCGGTCAACTACCCCGCCAACGACGACTACCACGGCAGCTCATCGGCCGGCGCGGACGACGCCAGCGCCAACATTCAGGACACCGTCGCCAGCTGCCCCAACACCAAGCTGGTCCTCGGCGGCTATTCGCAGGGCTCGACGGTGATCGACTTGGCCACCAACCAGATGCCAGCGCCGGTGGCCGACCACGTCGCCGCCGTCGCGCTGTTCGGCGAGCCATCGAGCGGGTTCTCGAGCATGCTGTACGGCGGCCAGCCGCTGCCCACGATCAACCCGATCTACGCGTCCAAGACCATCAGCCTGTGCGCGCCCGACGACCCGATCTGCTCGGCCGGCGGCAACATCATGGCCCACGTGTCCTACATCCAGTCCGGGATGACCAACCAGGCCGCGACGTTCGCGGTCAGCAAGCTCGGCCCCCCGTCCGACCGCACCTAG
- a CDS encoding alpha/beta hydrolase — MDDRFSPTERGFDDGRRTAKLPGITAPTLVIVGADDAGTPPARSRRIVELIDGARLVQIPDCGHSSSVKQPDVVSGLLTDFLGGQAD, encoded by the coding sequence GTGGACGACCGCTTTTCGCCGACCGAGCGCGGTTTCGACGACGGGCGCCGCACGGCGAAGCTTCCGGGCATCACCGCCCCCACGTTGGTGATCGTCGGCGCCGACGACGCCGGCACCCCGCCCGCCAGGAGCCGCCGCATCGTCGAGCTCATCGATGGCGCGCGGCTGGTGCAGATCCCGGATTGCGGGCACAGCAGCAGCGTGAAGCAGCCCGACGTCGTGTCCGGGTTGCTCACGGATTTCCTTGGCGGCCAGGCTGATTAG
- a CDS encoding thioredoxin family protein, with protein MATESTMLALGTPAPPFTLPEPATGGTVSLDDLTGPALVVTFICNHCPYVQHVAAGLATLGRDLAELGVPMVGISSNDVATYPQDGPDQMVAEARRHGWTFPYLYDESQDVARAYSAACTPDTFVFDGDRRLVYRGQLDDSRPRNDLPVTGADVRAAVGAVLAGGPVDPDQRPSIGCGIKWR; from the coding sequence ATGGCCACCGAGTCCACGATGCTTGCCCTGGGCACCCCCGCCCCGCCGTTCACGCTGCCCGAGCCCGCCACCGGCGGCACGGTCAGCCTCGACGACCTCACGGGTCCCGCCCTCGTCGTCACCTTCATCTGCAACCACTGCCCATACGTGCAGCACGTCGCCGCCGGTCTCGCCACGCTCGGCCGCGACCTCGCCGAACTGGGTGTCCCGATGGTCGGCATCTCCAGCAACGACGTCGCCACCTACCCGCAGGACGGCCCGGACCAGATGGTCGCCGAGGCCCGCCGCCATGGCTGGACGTTCCCGTACCTCTACGACGAAAGCCAGGACGTCGCCCGCGCCTACTCCGCGGCCTGCACGCCGGACACCTTCGTCTTCGACGGCGATCGGCGGCTCGTGTACCGGGGCCAGCTCGACGACTCGCGTCCCCGCAACGACCTGCCCGTGACGGGTGCCGACGTCCGCGCCGCGGTCGGCGCCGTGCTCGCGGGCGGGCCGGTCGACCCGGATCAGCGGCCGTCGATCGGCTGCGGCATCAAATGGCGGTGA